In Syntrophorhabdaceae bacterium, a single window of DNA contains:
- a CDS encoding CocE/NonD family hydrolase has protein sequence MSIERVNIESDQSLEGMLRRQSKKAGVVICHPHPLYGGNMYNNVVSAIEDGYAAQGFTTLIFNFRGVGDSKGEYDEGEGEVHDATAAYQVLKKHLDDDASITLAGYSFGAWIISRSALEMDRFDSLFLVSFPCLIYKYEHLKNFNKEIFIVGGTYDDIAPMDDLYELYRNLTTLDKHLKVINTTHFYAGKETELIDFIKETIPARRK, from the coding sequence ATGTCAATAGAAAGGGTCAACATCGAATCCGACCAGAGTCTCGAGGGGATGCTCCGCCGGCAGAGCAAGAAGGCGGGTGTTGTCATATGCCACCCCCACCCTCTTTACGGCGGCAACATGTACAATAACGTCGTCAGCGCCATTGAGGACGGCTACGCCGCGCAGGGCTTCACGACCCTGATCTTCAATTTCCGCGGCGTTGGGGACAGCAAGGGCGAGTACGACGAGGGAGAGGGGGAGGTCCACGACGCCACGGCCGCGTACCAGGTCTTGAAGAAACACCTCGATGACGACGCCAGCATCACCCTCGCGGGCTACTCCTTCGGCGCCTGGATCATCAGCAGGTCGGCGCTCGAAATGGACAGGTTCGACAGCCTTTTTCTTGTGTCCTTTCCGTGTCTTATATACAAATACGAGCATCTGAAGAACTTCAATAAGGAAATCTTCATCGTCGGAGGCACCTATGACGACATTGCCCCCATGGACGACCTCTACGAGTTATACCGGAACCTCACCACGCTCGACAAACACCTCAAGGTGATCAACACGACCCACTTCTATGCCGGAAAAGAGACGGAACTAATCGACTTCATAAAAGAAACGATACCGGCGAGAAGAAAATGA
- the accD gene encoding acetyl-CoA carboxylase, carboxyltransferase subunit beta encodes MGLFKKRDKEKKPYREIDIEKEISKAEKEESLWRKCNSCQELLYRKEVERNRHVCPKCFYHFPISVENRIALTFDKGSFSEFHEGVEPVDFLKFKDTKPYKTRLSETQEKAKRLDALVCGNAKIGGIPVLAAIFDFHFMGGSLGSVVGEKITRTLEEGARQKTPVILFCSSGGARMQEGIMSLMQMSKVSGAIYHLKSNKVPYITVLTDPTLGGVSASMGMLGDVIIAEPKAMIGFAGERVIKETIKAKLPPGFQRAEYLLEHGMVDMISSRKELKQTLYTLLSLIT; translated from the coding sequence ATGGGATTATTCAAAAAAAGGGATAAAGAGAAAAAACCCTACCGTGAAATAGATATCGAGAAAGAGATTTCCAAGGCGGAAAAGGAAGAGTCGCTCTGGAGAAAATGCAATTCATGTCAGGAACTTCTCTACAGGAAAGAGGTCGAGCGCAACCGCCATGTCTGTCCCAAGTGTTTCTATCACTTCCCCATTTCCGTGGAGAACAGGATAGCCCTCACTTTTGACAAAGGCAGCTTCAGCGAGTTTCATGAAGGGGTGGAGCCCGTCGACTTCCTGAAATTCAAAGACACCAAACCTTACAAGACAAGGCTTTCCGAGACCCAGGAGAAGGCGAAGCGCCTCGATGCCCTTGTGTGCGGCAACGCAAAGATAGGCGGCATTCCCGTTCTGGCAGCCATTTTCGATTTTCATTTCATGGGCGGCAGCCTGGGCAGTGTCGTAGGTGAAAAGATCACCCGGACACTCGAGGAAGGGGCGAGGCAAAAAACTCCGGTCATCCTTTTTTGCTCCTCCGGCGGTGCCAGGATGCAGGAAGGCATCATGTCGCTCATGCAGATGTCCAAGGTCTCCGGGGCGATCTATCACCTTAAAAGCAATAAGGTTCCCTACATAACAGTCCTTACCGACCCTACCCTCGGCGGTGTATCGGCGAGCATGGGCATGCTCGGTGACGTCATCATCGCCGAACCGAAGGCAATGATCGGTTTCGCCGGAGAGAGGGTGATAAAAGAGACGATCAAGGCCAAATTGCCTCCGGGGTTTCAGCGGGCCGAATACCTTCTGGAACATGGTATGGTCGACATGATCTCCTCCCGCAAAGAGCTGAAACAGACACTTTACACGCTGTTGTCTCTGATCACATGA
- a CDS encoding bifunctional folylpolyglutamate synthase/dihydrofolate synthase: MNDAGYESSLKYLFGLEKFGSVFGLGNISRLLAAIGDPHRSLRTVHIAGTNGKGSVATMVSCILKAAGYRVGKYTSPHLVSFTERITVDEEEITEEEVVSLTEYIREGADRSGSDHFYTFFDFTTALAFEYFRRKGVDIAVVETGLGGRLDSTNVVEPLATVITNVAFDHMNELGGTIGKIAGEKAGIMKQGVPVITGTRGRALAVLTKRAQELASPLRVLGKDFIFRKRGDRRFSYRGIAQKYDDVVLNLDGDHQLSNAALALCVVESLLGAGFSVGEDHVRGALGSVKWQGRLEMVREQPLVILDGAHNLSGVRALKRFLSSRYRDRRKVLVFGVMRDKQYGRMLEVMNGCVDLAILTQPKTERALKAETMRGLARNSIVTKDTKSALRKARQFAGNEDLILVTGSFYTIGEAKRAVNEIF; the protein is encoded by the coding sequence ATGAATGATGCCGGCTATGAAAGCTCACTGAAGTACCTTTTTGGCCTGGAGAAATTCGGCTCCGTCTTCGGGTTGGGGAATATATCCCGGCTTCTTGCTGCGATAGGCGACCCTCACAGGTCTCTCAGGACGGTCCATATTGCGGGGACGAACGGCAAAGGTTCCGTGGCCACGATGGTTTCCTGCATCCTAAAGGCGGCAGGATACCGGGTTGGCAAGTACACGTCGCCCCATCTGGTTTCCTTCACGGAGCGCATCACCGTTGACGAGGAAGAGATCACCGAAGAAGAGGTGGTTTCGCTCACGGAATACATCCGTGAGGGGGCAGATCGGAGCGGGTCCGATCACTTCTATACATTCTTCGATTTCACGACGGCCCTTGCCTTCGAGTATTTCAGGAGGAAGGGAGTTGACATTGCCGTCGTGGAGACGGGCCTCGGCGGAAGACTGGATTCGACGAATGTGGTAGAGCCGCTGGCAACGGTCATCACCAATGTTGCCTTTGACCACATGAACGAACTGGGAGGCACCATCGGAAAGATCGCCGGTGAGAAAGCGGGGATCATGAAGCAGGGCGTTCCTGTAATAACGGGCACACGAGGAAGGGCCCTGGCGGTGCTCACGAAAAGGGCCCAGGAACTTGCCAGCCCCCTTCGTGTACTGGGAAAGGATTTCATTTTCAGGAAAAGGGGCGATAGGCGTTTTTCTTACCGCGGGATCGCGCAGAAGTATGATGATGTTGTTCTGAACCTCGATGGGGACCATCAACTGTCGAATGCGGCGCTTGCGCTATGTGTCGTCGAATCGCTTTTGGGCGCCGGATTTTCTGTAGGCGAGGATCATGTGAGGGGCGCGCTCGGGTCGGTGAAATGGCAGGGACGTCTCGAAATGGTGCGGGAGCAGCCGCTCGTCATCCTCGACGGGGCCCATAATCTTTCCGGTGTGCGTGCGTTGAAGCGATTCCTTAGCTCCCGGTATCGCGACCGCAGGAAGGTCCTTGTCTTCGGCGTTATGCGCGACAAACAGTATGGGAGGATGCTCGAGGTGATGAACGGCTGTGTCGATCTTGCCATACTTACACAGCCGAAGACGGAGCGGGCCCTGAAGGCGGAAACCATGCGGGGTCTGGCGCGCAATTCCATCGTCACGAAGGATACGAAAAGCGCCCTCAGGAAAGCGCGGCAGTTTGCCGGGAATGAGGACCTCATCCTTGTCACCGGTTCATTCTATACGATCGGAGAGGCTAAACGGGCCGTCAATGAGATATTCTAG